In a single window of the Syntrophorhabdales bacterium genome:
- a CDS encoding FAD-dependent oxidoreductase, which produces MTTKKIREEARETEVLGEYDVLVVGGGGAGIAASIAAAKSGARTLLVERYGFLGGMATAGMVGSFCGFFTTGSEKKLIIGGIATSLRERLRERGSVTEKGVSKVDPRIASLRFHPEIFKFVSEELAVQSGVELLYHSIVTDVLWEKENSRLTGVIVEGKSGRRAILARIIIDASGDGDVAFRAAVPCEMGDEKGRLQTLTTMFRMIHVDIEKMRDLTTPKVKERLEDAVKTGEYGFKRPDGILNPALPSGLVSANIVSVPDLIATDAQDLTKAEMEGRKQVLEYIRAFRKYLPGFEDAELSSFAPQIGIRETRRVQGEYVLQEKDVLKGMKFDDGIALGAWPMETHDPETRRIVWKFIEIEDDYYTIPLRCLIAKGVENLLVAGRCLSATHAAHASARVIGPAFAMGEAAGILAAHSADSKIIPREISPEIVQKQLKQRGAILEV; this is translated from the coding sequence ATGACAACTAAGAAGATACGTGAAGAGGCCCGCGAAACAGAGGTACTGGGGGAGTATGATGTGCTGGTAGTAGGCGGCGGCGGAGCCGGTATAGCAGCGAGTATAGCTGCGGCAAAGTCTGGCGCCCGCACCCTTCTCGTGGAGCGGTATGGCTTCCTAGGAGGGATGGCCACTGCGGGCATGGTGGGATCTTTCTGCGGTTTTTTCACCACAGGCTCAGAGAAGAAGCTGATCATCGGAGGGATCGCGACGAGTCTCCGCGAACGTCTCAGGGAACGAGGTTCTGTCACGGAAAAAGGGGTTTCCAAAGTAGATCCGCGTATTGCTTCGTTGCGCTTCCATCCTGAAATATTCAAATTCGTGTCTGAAGAATTAGCGGTACAGAGCGGTGTGGAGCTCCTCTATCACAGTATTGTGACGGACGTGCTGTGGGAGAAAGAGAATAGCAGGCTTACAGGCGTGATCGTAGAGGGCAAATCGGGAAGGCGTGCTATTCTTGCAAGAATCATTATTGATGCGAGCGGCGACGGCGACGTGGCGTTCAGGGCGGCTGTTCCTTGTGAGATGGGAGACGAGAAGGGAAGGCTGCAGACGTTGACCACCATGTTCAGGATGATACATGTCGACATAGAGAAGATGCGCGACTTGACGACACCGAAGGTGAAAGAGAGGCTGGAGGACGCGGTCAAAACAGGAGAGTACGGCTTTAAGCGGCCTGACGGAATACTCAACCCTGCGCTTCCCTCGGGGCTCGTGAGCGCCAACATTGTCAGCGTTCCGGATCTGATTGCCACAGATGCGCAGGATCTTACGAAGGCTGAGATGGAGGGCAGGAAGCAGGTGCTGGAATACATCAGGGCTTTCAGAAAGTACCTCCCGGGATTTGAGGATGCGGAGCTCTCTTCCTTTGCGCCCCAGATAGGCATACGAGAGACACGGCGCGTTCAAGGGGAATACGTGCTGCAAGAGAAGGACGTGCTCAAGGGCATGAAATTTGACGACGGCATTGCGCTCGGTGCATGGCCCATGGAGACGCACGATCCTGAGACGCGAAGAATTGTTTGGAAGTTTATTGAAATAGAGGACGACTACTACACGATACCTTTACGCTGTCTCATTGCAAAGGGCGTTGAAAACCTGCTGGTCGCGGGACGCTGCTTGTCTGCTACGCACGCAGCGCACGCCTCTGCGCGTGTGATAGGGCCGGCGTTCGCGATGGGAGAGGCCGCAGGTATTCTCGCTGCGCACTCTGCAGACTCTAAAATAATACCGAGAGAGATTTCACCTGAGATTGTTCAGAAGCAGTTGAAGCAGCGCGGGGCAATCCTGGAAGTTTAG
- a CDS encoding molybdopterin biosynthesis protein produces the protein MTKRYLDTLRKEEAVRRVLDAVSPLTGEEPVLSERSIGRITSRQVLARISNPPFTCSAMDGYAVDFEKTLPADLTNPVTLAKDRDATRVNTGDPVPVAANAVIMIEDVEDKGSSILIRKPVSLWQHVRMVGEDIVEGDALFPTGYHIRVMDVGLLIGAGIREVHVKKRPKLLIIPTGHELFDVTKQSIGSLKEGQLIDFNSYTLKALAEELGFDTAKAEIARNKGELHHILDKASHEYDVILVNAGSSAGTEDFTESVISELGTVLFHGVAMMPGKPTLFGLVQAKPVFGIPGYPVSTVLAFKTFVEPLYEKLVSAALTKKSVTCVTPYKLPSAIGVEEVVRVSLIDKHGLFYAYPLARGASLFTSMAQADGLVRIPQNVEGYLEEEQVLCELLRDKADLKGRLHILGSHDFSLDVMRDIIKKSNPSMDLLSTHIGSLSGIIALQKGVVDLCTTHILDEKEKVYNIPAVKKYLGSRPALLINVAKRIQGLVLPKGNPKGIKAVTDLARSDVRFINRQVGSGTRILLDSVLAEQGISRDDIRGYNREEFTHAAVGILVKNKIADVGLAIYPIAHLFGLDFIPLVEEEYDLLVTKQFSEDKRFSVLMDAITSAEFSRRLGEFGGYNTDQTGKTKYVNG, from the coding sequence TTGACTAAACGCTATCTCGATACGCTACGCAAAGAGGAGGCAGTGAGACGGGTGCTGGATGCAGTCAGCCCGTTAACGGGAGAAGAGCCTGTTCTCTCAGAGAGGTCTATCGGGAGAATAACGTCCCGGCAGGTCCTGGCTCGAATTTCGAACCCTCCCTTCACGTGCTCCGCCATGGACGGCTACGCGGTCGATTTCGAAAAAACGCTGCCTGCTGACCTCACCAATCCGGTCACGCTTGCGAAAGACAGGGATGCCACCCGTGTCAATACCGGGGACCCTGTTCCTGTGGCAGCCAACGCAGTGATCATGATCGAAGATGTGGAAGACAAGGGAAGCAGCATCCTGATCCGCAAACCGGTCTCTCTCTGGCAGCATGTGCGGATGGTAGGAGAAGATATCGTCGAAGGAGATGCACTTTTCCCGACCGGTTATCACATCAGGGTCATGGACGTGGGTCTCCTGATAGGTGCGGGTATCCGGGAGGTACACGTCAAAAAGCGCCCGAAGCTGCTTATTATACCCACGGGCCACGAACTCTTCGATGTGACAAAGCAATCAATCGGTTCGCTAAAAGAAGGGCAGCTGATCGATTTCAACTCCTACACACTCAAGGCCCTGGCCGAGGAGCTCGGTTTCGACACTGCAAAAGCAGAAATAGCGCGTAATAAAGGTGAGTTACACCACATACTTGACAAAGCATCTCATGAGTATGACGTAATTCTTGTAAATGCTGGCTCAAGCGCCGGCACTGAAGATTTCACTGAGAGCGTGATCAGCGAGCTAGGCACTGTCTTGTTCCACGGCGTGGCCATGATGCCGGGCAAGCCCACGCTTTTCGGCCTGGTACAGGCAAAGCCGGTGTTCGGGATACCAGGCTACCCTGTATCCACGGTTCTCGCCTTCAAGACCTTTGTCGAGCCTCTCTATGAGAAGCTGGTCTCGGCAGCGCTCACCAAGAAAAGCGTTACCTGCGTAACGCCCTACAAGCTCCCTTCGGCCATCGGCGTTGAAGAAGTGGTCCGGGTGAGCTTAATAGACAAGCACGGGCTTTTTTACGCCTATCCGCTCGCGCGTGGTGCAAGCCTGTTTACCTCCATGGCGCAGGCGGACGGGCTCGTCAGGATTCCCCAGAACGTAGAGGGCTATCTTGAAGAGGAGCAAGTGTTGTGCGAATTACTGAGGGACAAAGCAGACCTCAAGGGAAGGCTCCATATTCTGGGCAGCCATGATTTCTCCCTGGACGTGATGCGCGATATCATCAAGAAGAGCAACCCTTCCATGGATCTGCTCTCCACGCATATAGGCTCCCTGAGCGGTATCATAGCACTGCAGAAGGGAGTGGTCGACTTGTGCACCACGCATATACTCGACGAGAAAGAAAAGGTCTATAATATACCTGCGGTGAAAAAATATCTGGGCAGCAGGCCTGCGCTTCTCATCAACGTGGCGAAACGCATCCAGGGTCTGGTGCTGCCAAAGGGAAATCCGAAAGGTATTAAGGCTGTAACAGATCTTGCCCGCAGTGATGTCCGCTTTATCAACAGGCAGGTGGGCTCCGGCACGAGGATACTCCTCGATAGTGTGCTCGCTGAGCAGGGTATAAGCAGAGACGACATTCGCGGCTACAACCGGGAAGAATTCACCCATGCTGCGGTCGGGATACTGGTAAAAAACAAGATAGCCGATGTAGGGCTTGCTATTTACCCGATAGCGCACCTTTTCGGTCTTGATTTCATTCCCCTTGTGGAAGAGGAATATGATCTTCTCGTTACAAAGCAGTTCTCGGAAGACAAAAGATTTTCAGTCCTCATGGACGCGATAACCTCAGCTGAGTTCAGCCGCAGGCTCGGCGAGTTCGGCGGATACAACACTGACCAGACAGGAAAGACGAAATATGTTAACGGATAG
- the moaC gene encoding cyclic pyranopterin monophosphate synthase MoaC codes for MRLTHVDKDGKAKMVDVGSKPDTERQAIARGHVKMSREAYDLVRKGHGPKGDVFAVAKVAGIMGAKKTAELVPLCHPLAITFVDVVYDFADSDQTIGVTSTVRTKGPTGVEMEAITAVMVTALTIYDMCKAIDKGVELGPFYLLEKSGGKSGIYKRKAKG; via the coding sequence ATGAGACTCACACATGTTGATAAAGATGGTAAAGCCAAGATGGTCGATGTGGGCAGCAAGCCGGACACCGAGAGGCAAGCCATAGCCCGCGGTCATGTGAAGATGTCGCGGGAAGCCTACGACCTTGTGCGCAAAGGACACGGACCCAAGGGTGATGTCTTTGCAGTGGCCAAGGTCGCAGGTATCATGGGTGCAAAGAAAACAGCAGAATTAGTGCCGCTCTGTCATCCGCTTGCCATCACTTTCGTAGATGTTGTCTATGATTTTGCAGACAGCGACCAGACCATCGGCGTCACGTCGACGGTCAGGACCAAAGGGCCGACCGGGGTGGAGATGGAGGCCATCACCGCCGTGATGGTAACAGCCCTCACTATTTACGATATGTGTAAGGCAATAGACAAGGGAGTGGAACTGGGCCCCTTTTATCTCCTGGAAAAGAGCGGGGGCAAAAGCGGCATTTACAAGCGCAAGGCTAAAGGATAA
- a CDS encoding MogA/MoaB family molybdenum cofactor biosynthesis protein, which produces MKYKAVVITISDKGSCGQREDTSGPGLRDMLKGDFEVGDIIIIPDEVDTIASTIRQQVDEFGIDLVVTNGGTGLSKRDVTPEATRMVIEKDLPGFAEVMRTESFKITPTAIISRAVCGIRKESIIINLPGSPRAATECLGFIKPALPHALEKLKGSTADCAR; this is translated from the coding sequence GTGAAGTATAAAGCCGTCGTTATCACGATCAGCGATAAAGGATCATGCGGCCAGCGCGAAGATACTAGCGGACCGGGGCTGCGGGACATGCTGAAGGGTGACTTTGAAGTGGGCGACATCATAATCATCCCGGATGAAGTCGATACTATTGCCAGCACCATCAGGCAACAGGTGGATGAGTTCGGCATAGATCTTGTCGTCACGAACGGCGGCACAGGTCTCAGCAAAAGGGATGTAACCCCAGAAGCAACACGTATGGTCATAGAGAAGGACCTTCCGGGCTTCGCTGAAGTCATGAGGACAGAGAGTTTCAAGATAACACCGACCGCGATTATATCCAGAGCCGTCTGCGGCATACGAAAAGAAAGCATCATCATAAATCTGCCTGGAAGCCCGAGGGCAGCGACCGAGTGTCTGGGATTTATCAAGCCGGCCCTGCCGCACGCACTGGAGAAATTAAAGGGCTCTACGGCCGACTGCGCCCGGTAG
- a CDS encoding tripartite tricarboxylate transporter permease → MTILHDLFYGFGIALHPWNLLSCFFGVFIGTLVGVLPGIGPVGAMSILLPITFGISPVTGIIMLAGIYYGAMYGGSTTSILVNIPGEAASVVTCLDGHQMAMKGRAGPALGIAAFGSFIAGTLGLFGLMFMTNALAGVALMFGPSEYFSLMCLGLSLITYLTQGSVLRGLVMAGLGLFLSLIGQDVITGQARFSFGLMGLIDGVGLVPLVMGLFGISEVLLNLEKLGQKREVLKTRFKDLFPTKQDWRRSAKPIGRGTFIGFLLGILPGGGAVISSFVSYATEKRFSKHPEEFGNGAIEGVAGPESANNAASSSGFIPLFSLGIPANVIMALLLGALMIHGVKPGPLLITEHPEIFWGTVASMYVGNAMLLVLNLPLISVWVQILKVPYRTLFPLILLFCFIGAYSISANVFDLYVMFVFGILGYVLRKLSYEPAPLVLAFVLGPLLEKNLRQALILSDGSIGIFVTRPLSAICLLIAAALLLSAIIPFVQKRRSEVITEED, encoded by the coding sequence ATGACGATACTGCATGACCTGTTCTATGGGTTTGGTATAGCGCTCCATCCTTGGAATCTGCTCTCCTGCTTTTTCGGCGTTTTTATCGGTACCCTTGTCGGCGTGCTGCCGGGCATAGGTCCGGTAGGGGCCATGTCTATTCTCCTGCCGATAACCTTCGGCATCTCGCCGGTCACGGGCATTATTATGCTGGCCGGCATCTATTACGGCGCTATGTACGGCGGTTCGACAACGTCAATCCTGGTAAACATTCCCGGTGAAGCTGCCTCGGTAGTCACCTGTCTCGACGGACATCAGATGGCGATGAAAGGCCGGGCAGGGCCCGCTCTCGGTATCGCAGCTTTCGGTTCGTTCATCGCAGGGACACTTGGTCTCTTCGGTCTCATGTTCATGACCAACGCTTTAGCGGGAGTAGCCCTGATGTTCGGGCCTTCAGAGTATTTCTCTCTCATGTGTCTCGGTCTTTCTCTCATCACCTATCTTACTCAGGGCTCGGTGTTGAGAGGTCTTGTCATGGCAGGGCTCGGGCTTTTCTTGAGCCTTATCGGACAGGATGTGATCACCGGCCAGGCCCGCTTTTCCTTCGGGCTGATGGGGCTCATAGATGGTGTTGGGCTTGTTCCGCTCGTCATGGGGCTCTTCGGGATATCGGAGGTACTTCTCAATCTCGAAAAACTGGGCCAGAAGCGGGAAGTGCTCAAGACACGTTTCAAAGACCTTTTTCCGACAAAACAGGACTGGCGAAGATCGGCGAAGCCCATCGGCAGAGGCACCTTTATTGGTTTTCTATTAGGTATACTCCCGGGCGGCGGCGCGGTGATATCCTCCTTCGTCTCATACGCCACAGAGAAGAGGTTTTCAAAACATCCGGAGGAGTTCGGTAATGGGGCCATCGAGGGTGTTGCCGGTCCGGAGTCTGCCAACAATGCGGCATCCAGCAGCGGCTTCATCCCGCTCTTTTCTCTTGGCATTCCTGCCAATGTTATCATGGCGCTGCTCCTTGGGGCGCTCATGATACACGGGGTCAAGCCTGGTCCTTTGCTCATTACGGAGCATCCCGAGATCTTTTGGGGAACTGTGGCCAGCATGTACGTGGGTAATGCTATGCTCCTGGTGCTGAATCTGCCGCTGATAAGCGTCTGGGTCCAGATCCTGAAAGTTCCCTACAGGACGCTCTTCCCGTTGATATTGTTATTCTGTTTTATCGGGGCATACAGTATCAGTGCCAACGTCTTTGATCTCTACGTGATGTTCGTGTTCGGGATCCTGGGTTATGTCCTGAGGAAATTGAGTTATGAACCGGCGCCCCTGGTGCTGGCTTTTGTGCTGGGGCCGCTGCTCGAAAAGAACCTTCGGCAGGCATTGATTTTGTCGGATGGCAGCATAGGCATATTTGTGACAAGACCCCTGTCTGCTATATGTCTCCTTATAGCGGCAGCCCTCCTTCTCTCTGCCATTATTCCCTTCGTGCAGAAGAGGAGAAGCGAAGTGATTACCGAGGAGGATTAG
- the glp gene encoding gephyrin-like molybdotransferase Glp gives MEFLTAVSPGDALGIIETFPLPARKRENISIDNALGRILAQDVVALEDIPPFVRSLVDGFALRVQDVYGAKETTPALLVTKGEVRVGEETGLRVGPGEAVYVATGAMLPEGTDGVVMQEQTRQTIHDLEVTKAVHKGENICFQGEDIRKGNTVMLPGKRISAFDIGVLAALGIDKIQVYELPFAGLISSGDELVPVEALPSPGKVRDINRYTISNLLYRAGCSVRFGGIAKDTLKDVTSKLERANDCDILLLSGGSSKGQSDFVTAAIESLGGKILFHGINVRPGKPTIFGTLWGKPVFGLPGHPVSCSVILLRFVLPIVKRLRGEAETIRCTVRAKLDTNVPSSYGIEEYVRVNLSHTDGTYTVTPIYAKSSVISMLAKADGYVIVPEGREGLETGEEVEVHILD, from the coding sequence ATGGAATTTTTAACTGCAGTGAGCCCCGGCGACGCGCTCGGGATTATCGAAACGTTTCCCCTTCCGGCGAGGAAAAGGGAGAATATCAGTATCGACAATGCCCTGGGGAGGATTCTTGCGCAGGATGTAGTTGCGCTGGAGGACATCCCCCCCTTTGTCAGGTCTCTCGTTGACGGTTTTGCCTTGCGGGTCCAGGACGTCTATGGAGCTAAGGAAACCACGCCGGCCCTTCTGGTGACCAAGGGCGAAGTAAGGGTCGGAGAAGAAACAGGCCTGCGCGTGGGTCCGGGTGAGGCGGTCTACGTTGCGACAGGCGCCATGCTGCCTGAAGGCACGGACGGCGTCGTAATGCAGGAACAGACACGCCAGACAATCCACGACCTCGAGGTAACCAAGGCAGTGCATAAGGGAGAAAACATCTGCTTCCAGGGCGAGGATATCCGGAAGGGGAACACGGTTATGCTTCCCGGAAAGCGCATATCGGCTTTTGACATTGGCGTGCTCGCTGCTCTTGGTATAGATAAGATCCAAGTCTACGAACTGCCGTTCGCAGGACTCATCTCGTCAGGAGATGAACTGGTTCCCGTGGAGGCCCTTCCCTCTCCCGGGAAAGTGAGGGATATTAACCGCTACACAATATCGAACCTGCTCTATCGCGCGGGCTGCTCTGTCCGCTTCGGCGGCATCGCCAAAGACACCCTTAAAGACGTAACCAGCAAGCTTGAACGGGCCAATGACTGCGACATTCTGCTGCTCTCTGGCGGCAGTTCCAAAGGGCAGAGCGATTTTGTCACCGCCGCCATTGAAAGTCTTGGAGGAAAGATTCTGTTTCACGGCATTAATGTGAGGCCTGGCAAGCCCACTATTTTCGGGACTCTCTGGGGCAAGCCGGTCTTTGGACTCCCCGGTCACCCCGTCTCCTGCTCCGTGATTCTCCTCCGGTTTGTACTCCCCATTGTAAAAAGACTCAGGGGAGAAGCAGAGACCATACGGTGCACAGTCCGGGCAAAGCTTGACACCAACGTGCCCTCTTCATATGGCATCGAGGAGTACGTGCGTGTCAATCTCTCCCACACGGACGGCACATACACCGTAACACCGATCTACGCAAAATCATCGGTGATCTCCATGCTGGCAAAGGCAGACGGCTACGTTATCGTGCCCGAAGGCCGGGAAGGCCTGGAGACCGGGGAAGAAGTGGAGGTCCATATCCTTGACTAA
- a CDS encoding DUF126 domain-containing protein, producing the protein MDKIVLHGRKVVGGCAEGEALVTTETLSGWGGIDPMKGIVIDRRHELSGQSFEGKVLVFPGAKGSSGWSTRFHVARSAGMAPAALLFNEMTTKVALGAVVMHAPAITDLDQDPLKVIATGDWVRVDADNGIVEITKK; encoded by the coding sequence GTGGACAAAATCGTGTTACATGGCAGGAAAGTGGTGGGAGGATGCGCAGAAGGCGAAGCCCTTGTGACGACGGAAACACTATCCGGCTGGGGAGGAATTGACCCCATGAAAGGAATTGTCATTGACCGCAGGCATGAACTTTCCGGACAGAGCTTCGAGGGCAAAGTTCTGGTCTTTCCCGGTGCCAAGGGATCTTCGGGATGGTCAACGAGATTCCACGTGGCTCGTTCGGCAGGCATGGCGCCGGCGGCGCTGCTCTTTAATGAAATGACCACCAAGGTGGCGCTCGGTGCAGTGGTGATGCACGCACCGGCAATCACCGACCTTGATCAAGATCCCTTGAAAGTGATCGCAACGGGAGACTGGGTTCGGGTGGACGCGGACAATGGTATTGTCGAGATAACCAAAAAGTAA
- the moaA gene encoding GTP 3',8-cyclase MoaA — translation MLTDRFNRVINYLRISITDRCDLHCKYCVEKDFPFIPHDEILRYEEIVRFVRVAARLGVTKVRLTGGEPLRRKDLPFLLEEIVSTEGIDDISLTTNGVSLGEKVLELKEAGLRRLNISLDTLKRDKFKFITGVDAHDRVLDSIQKAKNAGLCPVKINTVIIKDFNDDEVLDFVAFAKHENVEVRFIEFMPFGDTGLWDSSKVVTSAELEAFIKTTHDLVPSMNSHKGPARMFKIPGQNGKIGFISPMSSHICSDCNRLRLTSDGKIKPCLFSDTEYDVKVLLRGNRTDDEIAESLVKIVHAKPEKKFESGVIRKCQRSMRGTGG, via the coding sequence ATGTTAACGGATAGATTCAACCGCGTTATCAATTACCTCAGAATATCGATCACCGACAGGTGCGATCTGCACTGCAAGTACTGTGTTGAGAAAGATTTTCCCTTTATACCGCACGATGAAATCCTGAGGTACGAAGAGATTGTACGGTTTGTTCGCGTAGCAGCCCGCCTGGGCGTCACAAAGGTGCGTCTCACTGGTGGGGAACCGCTGCGCCGAAAGGATTTACCCTTTCTCCTCGAAGAGATTGTGAGCACTGAGGGCATAGACGATATCAGCCTGACGACGAACGGCGTCAGCCTGGGAGAAAAAGTCCTGGAACTGAAAGAAGCGGGATTGCGCAGGCTGAATATAAGCCTCGACACGTTGAAGCGGGACAAGTTTAAATTCATCACCGGCGTGGATGCTCACGACAGGGTGCTTGACAGCATACAAAAAGCAAAGAATGCGGGATTGTGCCCGGTGAAAATAAATACGGTCATCATCAAAGACTTCAACGATGACGAAGTCCTTGACTTTGTGGCCTTCGCAAAGCACGAAAATGTGGAGGTGAGGTTCATAGAATTCATGCCCTTCGGCGACACGGGCCTATGGGACAGTTCAAAAGTAGTCACCTCTGCAGAACTGGAAGCCTTTATCAAGACGACGCACGACCTGGTGCCGTCAATGAACTCACATAAAGGACCGGCGCGCATGTTCAAAATACCGGGGCAGAACGGCAAAATAGGCTTCATCAGCCCCATGTCCTCCCATATATGCAGCGACTGTAACAGGCTGAGGCTTACGTCCGACGGAAAAATAAAGCCCTGTCTCTTTTCGGACACGGAATATGATGTCAAGGTATTGCTCCGAGGTAACAGGACGGATGACGAGATAGCAGAGTCACTCGTCAAAATTGTCCACGCAAAGCCCGAGAAAAAATTTGAATCGGGTGTCATAAGAAAGTGCCAGCGTAGCATGAGGGGCACGGGAGGATGA
- a CDS encoding MOSC domain-containing protein, which translates to MKGKIISVNISADKGEKKHNIHKCMLKEGHGLTEDAHAGPWHRQVSLLATESIKKIKDKGLDVHAGDFAENLTTEGIDLPALPVGTKLKVGENIIMKVTQIGKECHTRCNIFYQVGDCVMPREGIFAEVLTGGEIKVGDEIEVVQ; encoded by the coding sequence ATGAAGGGAAAGATAATTTCGGTTAATATCAGCGCCGACAAAGGCGAAAAGAAACACAACATACATAAATGCATGCTCAAGGAAGGCCACGGCCTGACAGAAGATGCCCATGCCGGGCCTTGGCATCGCCAGGTAAGTCTGCTCGCAACAGAGAGCATCAAGAAGATTAAAGACAAAGGTCTCGATGTCCATGCAGGGGACTTTGCCGAGAACCTGACTACGGAAGGTATAGATCTCCCTGCCCTGCCCGTTGGCACAAAGCTTAAAGTGGGAGAGAACATCATCATGAAAGTAACCCAGATCGGCAAGGAGTGTCATACGCGCTGCAATATCTTCTACCAGGTAGGTGACTGCGTTATGCCGCGTGAAGGCATCTTTGCGGAGGTTCTGACCGGTGGAGAGATAAAGGTCGGCGACGAGATAGAGGTCGTACAGTGA